One Styela clava chromosome 4, kaStyClav1.hap1.2, whole genome shotgun sequence genomic window, ATAAACAATGAGCCtggtaaaaacaatttttgttgtGATAAATATGTCAAAAGTTCGCGAttattgaacaaataaatacaTTGGTTTTACTGTTGCACTCGAGGGCGAAATATAAACTTAATTGCAAATTGACACGGAATTCACATTTTTAAAGTATTAAATAAGATTTAAAAGTCGTACCCAATATATAACGCCATAGCCGCCATATCCTATAACTCTTCTCATATTAAATTTCCATTTGACGTATATTCGTTTTAATTGATACCCCAGCCTAAACCGGACTCGGCACCTACTGCTTCTGTTCACAACGCCTTCCAGATTAATCTCACAAAATGGAGTTCAAACCATTCTGCATGAGTGCATTGCTTGATTTAACAATAATTTTGGTCCTCATTCACAGATTTCcattgttttgttaaataaGCCAATTTAAAACACAAATACAATATCggctttaaaatatttgattcataatgccatacaaatatatatatatatatatataatagtcagtaaaattgaaattagtGTGAGAAAGAAttctaatttattatatattcaaCCAGATCCTCATATAAAGTTTCACTTGCGGCGTGACTTATTAGGCTTTGATACAATACCTTCTTTGCACGTGAGGAGAGTTCCGATTAAGCCAGTGTGTTGATCTCTTGACGAGTGAACATGAGAATGATAAGCCCACGTCAGGCAATTTGGATCCTCCTTTCCTGGAGCATATCTACAAATTAAGTAAGTGATATGAAGCAAATATTTGTCTtgtacaaatatttaaaaatcttgCTCAtcagagagaaaaaaaattgctcaatcGATAGTCGGTCAACGCggaaaatattataaacttattttatttctagaCTCAGTTACATACGCGTCTCTAACTTCCCAGACATAAGTATGTTTTCCTCCGGGTCGAATTGTGTCATCGACTTTATCTGAAGATGTTGTGTTGTCCGAGTACAACGCTCCCTCACTGGATTTCTCGTAAAAAACGCCATGTGGATGAATACTATATGGTCGGGAAGCCCGATTGAAAGCATAAACGACGATCGTGTCGTTCACCTTGATATAAATACTAATTTCAAACTTAAATTCTGAAGAATAGTTACATTTTGTATTCGCTTCAACAACAAAACACGTCATACCTCAGCTCTAATAATAGGACCAAATAATCCCAATGACTCCGGCCTCGGACTTCGTGTGCTGAATGTTGAATCAGTGTATTGGCGAAAAACTGCTTTCTTATATTCTCCTCCTATCCTGGCCGGTCCACGATCCCTAGAAACTGGGctacaaaaaaattttggaTTCATATCAAAGTATTGTGAAAGATTGTTGAAGGTTGATTAAATGTTTAGGAGTTGAATTTGAGGCGTTACGTTTTTTGACATATATCATAAAAACTGTATTGAATCTTTTACCAATTTCATTTATTACTTTTGTGTATTCATTTAACATATATGCAGAATGGTGTTATTCTCTTATGTTTAAATAAACTTTTGCTCATAAGATTATTGTATTTCCTAAATTATTCGTAGATTTTATGAACACAATAtacagtttattattttttccacaatttataaaaataattttggcaGATCGGAAGAAAAAACATTGCTGCATTTctcaaacatgtgatgatttCGTGTAAAATATCTCTTTTACGTCGTCTGGTTCATCTCAATTAATTCAATTAACTCAAATCATACCTGTTCTCAGGGCCGTTGTAATTCCAAAATATCTCTTCCATTGCAATGAAA contains:
- the LOC120326550 gene encoding ferroxidase HEPHL1-like yields the protein MYYIAVLVSIFCAGEVLAMRREYFIAMEEIFWNYNGPENSPVSRDRGPARIGGEYKKAVFRQYTDSTFSTRSPRPESLGLFGPIIRAEVNDTIVVYAFNRASRPYSIHPHGVFYEKSSEGALYSDNTTSSDKVDDTIRPGGKHTYVWEVRDAYAPGKEDPNCLTWAYHSHVHSSRDQHTGLIGTLLTCKEGTLTSAGHRKDVDREFAIIVFVIDENESWYIDENIKKPMLH